In a single window of the Oscarella lobularis chromosome 4, ooOscLobu1.1, whole genome shotgun sequence genome:
- the LOC136185737 gene encoding espin-like yields the protein MRIERGLKKTRRWRRDFEQKETRNLHGGSVHGRNSTDAVDERSGDGKCEEQLDETLRPYHHRSSAHASHTGVCVRVWPKDISSSFEAVIVSAADRVSKQKCSLLPHPSPPAFVSSSFAIMSAPDCTPFCDPSCAGDHHPILKALIRCPEKELTADHSTELKEFETCFDHCVQSGGAGGWQKNMEIPEADERFRFPTLHWAAVLGRLSAVRVLVMDRGVDVTLQTSEGHTALHRVCLRMFEAFQHRGIAHRARTKVKRLVELLKSSLAVKDGRNLTPLLLACTCYMGSQGVVMNEFYSTLISSIGQVAKGLSSATKDVAVNSKNNDGDTALHLLAASDILSPCITTLLSAGANPLTRNRNNQTAYDIARDSGASRNAKQLLVACNAHGANETAPDRRKSQMMRSTAIVDEESNGTNVDRSSSSITPRIPKLVINAKQGVIVTTTSRHHNHHESESSLVSTSSSSSSSSLSLSSSSSGKSQSTLPPPPPPPLVPCSSTSLSSVSTSFSSRMKVSEMPPPPPPPPPPPSKLLSIDSMLNEKVKQGVLGGTRKVNGSSDAKSKEIEASEDKSSERDVPFSSKLVKNAIPIGSNFKESSERFAFSQGPPQHYPPRGAGGSTSSPRSSSVDQASVFSQSRKRRDSSMSEKATVDLNASSPKFNRQLPVGNDSRKPPNSAINASKSKYGILETSEEIESSGQSHLRSLQNYVETAAAVMDKSIIGQIQMEGQRALPSPYIGKRQGTSRSSSAQGNETPNPKRVKGESARGHSSEQVGEETITDDEPSVTSIWNDCPETDAFIRKLQELKIRGESVDVLTLLSNQEMNRYRERMKKSQRLYESALNDVEGLELKRGIKVSLVHHLTQQLDVASEKIKRYSEHYHECLYKVPRLHEKRKKLQDEYEVQGKVACAHKRLQVNLPIMFNALGQRQEQLQHVPDELVARVDKASVTNQYQMMNDLLPSAVSRGEAGGSPLRQSQS from the exons ATGAGGATTGAACGTGggctgaagaagacgagacgcTGGCGACGAGATTTCgagcaaaaagaaacgcggaACCTGCATGGAGGCTCCGTGCACGGTCGAAATTCCACCGACGCTGTCGACGAGCGTAGCGGCGACGGGAAATGCGAAGAGCAATTGGACGAAACGCTTCGTCCATACCATCACCGCTCGTCCGCCCACGCGAG CCACACTGGTGTTTGCGTACGCGTGTGGCCTAAAGATATCTCATCATCATTCGAAGCAGTCATCGTTTCGGCTGCAGATCGCGTATCGAAACAAAA gtgcTCGCTTCTGCCGCACCCCTCCCCTCCCGCGTTCGTGTCATCGTCATTCGCCATCATGTCGGCTCCCGATTGCACTCCGTTTTGTGACCCTTCCTGCGCCGGCGATCATCATCCCATACTCAAGGCGCTCATACGATGCCCGGAGAAAGAGCTGACCGCCGACCATTCGACCGAACTCAAGGAATTCGAAACCTGTTTCGATCACTGTGTACAAAGCGGCGGCGCTGGCGGCTGGCAGAAGAACATGGAAATTCCAGAAGCGGACGAAAGATTTCG GTTTCCGACCCTTCACTGGGCCGCTGTGCTCGGACGCCTTTCCGCCGTTCGCGTGCTCGTTATGgatcgcggcgtcgacgtcacgctgCAAACGTCAGAGGGTCACACGGCTCTCCATCGCGTCTGCCTGCGCATGTTCGAAGCGTTTCAGCATCGCGGAATCGCGCACCGAGCCCGTACGAAAGTAAAACGGCTCGTCGAACTTCTCAAGTCGAGTCTCGCCGTCAAAGACGGGCGAAATCTCACGCCACTCCTACTGGCCTGCACGTGCTACATGGGATCACAAGGAGTCGTCATGAACGAGTTCTATTCgacgttgatttcgtcgatcgGCCAAGTTGCGAAGGGCCTCTCCTCAGCGACCaaagacgtcgccgtcaattcgaaaaacaacgacggcgacacgGCTCTTCATTTGCTCGCCGCTTCGGACATACTATCGCCCTGCATCACGACATTGCTGTCCGCTGGCGCCAATCCGTTGACGAGAAATCGGAACAACCAGACGGCCTACGATATTGCGCGCGATTCGGGCGCGTCACGCAACGCTAAGCAATTGCTCGTCGCCTGCAATGCTCACGGTGCCAACGAGACGGCACCGGATCGGAGAAAGTCTCAGATGATGcgttcgacggcgatcgtcgacgaggaaagCAATGGGACGAATGTTGATAGATCGTCGAGTTCTATCACGCCGCGCATTCCGAAATTGGTGATTAATGCCAAACAAGGTGTCATCGtcacaacgacgtcgagacaTCATAACCATCACGAATCGGAATCGTCGCTTGtttccacgtcgtcgtcgtcgtcgtcgtcgtcattatctttatcgtcgtcgtcgtcgggaaaAAGCCAGTCGACTttgccaccgccgccgcctccacctCTCGTTCCCTGCAGTAGTACATCACTTAGTTCTGtttcaacgtctttttcgtcgcggATGAAGGTCAGTGaaatgccgccgccgccgccgccgcctccgcctccgccatCCAAGTTACTGTCTATTGACTCGATGTTGAATGAGAAAGTGAAACAAGGTGTCCTTGGTGGGACTCGGAAAGTGAATGGAAGCAGTGATGCaaaatctaaagaaatcgaagcgtcCGAGGATAAGTCGTCTGAAAGGGACGTACCGTTTTCCTCGAAACTGGTCAAGAATGCAATTCCAATTGGTAGCAATTTCAAGGAGAGTAGCGAGagatttgccttttcccAAGGGCCTCCGCAGCATTATCCCCCGCGTGGAGCTGGTggctcaacgtcgtctcctcgTTCGTCTTCTGTTGACCAGGCGAGCGTTTTTAGTCAaagtcgaaagcgacgtgaTAGTTCTATGAGCGAAAAAGCCACTGTCGACCTAAATGCGTCATCTCCAAAGTTTAATCGACAGTTGCCAGTAGGAAATGATTCGCGGAAACCTCCGAATTCTGCAATAAATGCGTCCAAATCAAAGTATGGAATCTTAGAGACGAGCGAAGAAATTGAGTCGTCAGGCCAATCGCATTTGCGATCACTACAAAATTACGTGGAGACAGCGGCAGCGGTGATGGATAAGTCAATAATAGGACAAATACAAATGGAAGGTCAGAGGGCTTTGCCTTCACCGTACATAGGGAAAAGACAGGGAACGAGTCGTTCTTCGTCTGCGCAAGGGAACGAGACACCGAATCCCAAGAGAGTCAAAGGTGAGAGTGCTCGTGGTCACTCTTCTGAGCAAGTAGGCGAGGAAACGATtaccgacgacgaaccgtCAG TTACCTCTATTTGGAACGACTGTCCGGAGACGGATGCGTTTATTCGCAAACTTCAAGAGCTCAAGATTCGCggagaaagcgtcgacgttttgaCATTGCTAAGCAACCAGGAAATGAATCGATATCGCGAAAGGATGAAGAAATCGCAGAGACTCTACGAAA GTGCGTTGAACGACGTGGAAGGATTAGAATTGAAACGCGGAATCAAGGTCTCTCTCGTGCATCACCTGACCCAGCAGCTCGACGTGGCGTCCGAGAAAATCAAGCGATATTCGGAGCACTATCACGAATGCCTGTACAAAGTTCCGCGTTTGCacgagaagaggaaaaagctGCAGGACGAATATGAAGTGCAGGGCAAAGTCGCTTGCGCTCACAAGCGCTTGCAGGTCAACTTGCCGATCATGTTCAACGCGTTAGGTCAGCGTCAGGAGCAACTCCAGCACGTGCCTGACGAACTGGTAGCTCGAGTCGATAAGGCGTCCGTAACGAATCAATACCAGATGATGAACGATTTGTTGCCTAGTGCCGTATCACGAGGTGAGGCAGGAGGCTCGCCTCTTCGTCAGAGTCAGAGTTGA